In the genome of Myxococcus guangdongensis, the window CGCGCACTACGGCTTCCCCGAGAGCCACTCCGCCAGCTTCGCGTTGATCTCCTACGCGTCCAGCTGGCTCAAGTGCCACCACCCGGCGGCCTTCACCACCGCGCTCCTGAACTCCCAACCCATGGGCTTCTACGCCCCGCATACGCTGGTCGCGGACGTGCAGCGCCACGGCGTGGAGGTGCGGCCCGTCGACGTGCGCGTGTCCCGGTGGGACTGCACGCTGGAGGACGAGGGCAGGGCGCTGCGCCTCGGGCTGCGGATGGTGCGGGGCCTGGGCGAGTCCGCGGGCCGCCGCGTGGAGACGGGCCGAGGCGAGCACGGCTACACCGACGTCGGAGACCTGGCGCGGCGGGCCCGCATCCCCCGGCACGAGCTGACACGGCTGGCGCTCGCGGGCGCGCTCGCGTCGCTGAGCGGCTCCCGACGACAGGCCCTCTGGGACCTCCAGGCGCTGGGCCCGCTGGACTCGGATGACCTGTTCTTCGGCATGTCGATGGACGGCACGAAGGTGGAGCTGCCCTCGATGGATGTGTACGCGCGCGTCTGCGCGGACTACGACACCGTGGGCCTGTCCCTGGAGAAGCACCCGCTGGAGCTCGTGCGCCCGCTGCTGAAGCGGCAGGGCGCGGTGACGGCGGAGGGCCTGAAGACTGTGGCCTCCGGGCGCGCGGTGACGGTGGGCGGGATGATGATCTGCCGCCAGCGGCCTCCCACGGCGCGCGGCATGTGCTTCATCTCCCTGGAGGATGAGACGGGCATCGCCAACCTCGTGGTGCCTCCGGACGTCTACGAGCGCTGCCGCAAGGCGCTCCACGGGGCGCTGTTCCTGGTGGGGCAGGGCGTGCTGGAGCGCTCGGGCAAGGTGACGAACGTGAAGGTGAAGACGGTCTGGGGCCTGGAGGCCGCCGCCCGCCTGGAGCCCTCGAGCGAGCGGCGCCGCACGTCCGCTTGAGCCGTGCGTCGGCCCAGGACGCACTGTGAGTCCGGCGTCACTCCAGACACAGCGCGGGTGCCTGCATACCCCTCTGCCGAGGAGCCCGCGTACCGCCGCGACGCAGCCGCGTCCTCGTGGACCGCGTCCCTCGCGGAGGACCCTGGGCTCACCGTGGGGAGCCGTCTCGGCACGCGGCTGGCAATAGGAGGCGCACCCTCCTCGACCCGGACGGAACTGGCATGCCGAAGGACGTCTTCACCGTGTGTTTCTGTGGAACCGGCTGCGCGCGTGACGAGGGCGAGGAGACCCGGTACTGGGAATACAAGACCTCGATCGTCCGCTTCTTCGCCAAGAACGAGCGTCAGCTCAAGAGCGACAAGGACATCTTCGATCCACAGACGGGCTACATCCCCGTGCGCCTTCACCGGGAGATCTCCGGCACGCGGCTCGACACGGACCTCAGCGGCACGGTGCGAGGCGTGGGCGAGAACGACTGGTTCGATCAGATGGACGCCTGCGACCCCCTGCTCAGCTCCCTGCAGCTGACGCCCGGAGCGCTGCGCAGCTACGTGTCGGGTTACTCCTCGGGCAACCAGCGCGGCATGCTGAACCAGGGGCTGGGGTGGGCCGACGCCGCGCTCGCGTTGCATGGCGCGAGCCTCGCGGCGGCCAGCGGCGCCAAGCAATACAACTTCATCGGACACAGCCGCGGCGGGGTCGAGGCCATCATGGCCGCGTGGTTCATCCATGCCTACGGGGGGGAGGCGTGCCGCGACATCCCCATCAACATCTTCGCCATCGACCCCGTCCCCGGGACGGGGCAGTGGTACAGCATCCAGACCCAGCTGGCCCCCAACGTCGCCAACTACGTCGGCGTCTACGCGTGGGACCACCTGGACGCGGGCTTCAGCGCGGTGATTCCCCGCCCCAACGCCCGGATGACCGGACAGCAGGCCCACCAGGACATCGAGGCGCGCGGGCTGGGGAGCACCTGGTCGTCGCTCGCGGACAACCGCCAGCTCCCCGACCCCCTCGTCCGTCAGCCGCTGCCCCAGCCAGAGGGCTACAAGCTCTACGCCATCCGGGGACGCCATGGCACCGTCGCGGGCATCTACACCACGGACGGGCTCTATGACGCGTCCAAGGTCAACGGCGACGTCGGCGCGGTCCCCCGGCTCGTCTACAAGATGGCTCGGGGCTACCTGACGCAGTGGGACACCGTCTTCCAGACGCGAAGCCGCGTGCGCGAGGACGTCAAGTCACTGCGCAAGCGGATCCACACGGCGCACTCCCACTTCGACACCATGGCGCTCGGAGAGGTCCGCACGTCCCGGCTGCCCTTGCGCCAATCCGTGCGGCGCGTCTCCTCCATCCACGGCAGCCTCAACTGGGACCGCTACTACCTGGAGGACGTGGTGGGCACGCCGCCCTACAACCTGACCTATCCCTGCACCATCGAGCAGGCCGGGGGCGGGTGGATCGACTGGACCTTCCTGTGAGCCCGCGCGGCCCCCGAGACATCGCAAATCCCTCCAGGCGTGGAGCTCGACGACGATGAGCAAGATTGACGAAGTGATGGCCGTGGTGCCCGAGAAGTACTTCACGCACGTGAGCCATGATTGTTATGTGCGGATGATGGACACGCCCCGCATCTGGGGGTTGCCCTTCGGTCCGGAGATCATGCAGGAGGCCCGGCGCCGCACCAACGAGTTCGAGCGCGCCCTGGTGGAGGTCCTCCAGAAGACGCGGTTCCGGTGCGACGTGGCCTCGCTGAACAGCCCGGACCCCGCCTGGGCGAAGATCATCCTGGGGGCCATCGACACGGCGATGATGGGCAACCAGCGCAGGCCCATCCAGATCCGGTTCCTCTTCGGGCAGACGCCCATGCTCTTCAAGGACGGCACGTCGCCCAACCTCATCGACTTCCAGGGCGCGCTGATTCGTCTGGTGCGCTCCCGCAGGGAGGCCTGGGGCGCGGTGCCGGAGATCTGGATGGCGAAGTTCTTCCGCCTCCAGCATGGCTTGATGTCGGGCTTGTCCGCCTTCGTCGGCGCGTCCCTGCCGTCGTGGCTGGCGCCAGACTCCGACGACGACTTCACGAAGATGACGTGGAACCACTCGAAGATCGTCGCCTCGGATGGCGCCGAGGCGCTGGTCGGCGGGCACAACCTCAACATGGACCTGTTCACCAGCTATCCCCCCGTGCACGACGTGTCCGTCGTCATGCACGGCGCGGGGGCCCTGGGCGCGCAGCGGTTCCTGAACAGGATGTGGTCCTGCAAGACGGACGTGGTGACCAAGGAGCTCCTGGACCCGGACACCCTGACGTGGGTGACCCGGGACGACGACAAGGCGGAGGTGCGAAGGCCCCTGGACCCGCTGGAGCTGAAGGCGGCGCAGGACCTGCGCGCCCAGCGCTTCGAGCTCTTCTCGAAGCTCCATCTCGGCGGCCTGCCGGTGGACAGTCCCCGCCCTCGCCGCCGCATCGGCATGGCGCCGTTGGACACCGTCTGGGAGGAGGAGCGCGACGAGGACCTCGTGCCGGACCTCATCCGTCAGGACGACCTCCAGACCCTGAGGGACCTCGAGGCGCCCGTCTTCGAGGAGGACCGGACCATCGGCTACGCGGGGTTGGGGGAGTACAAGCGCGCCAGCCGCGTGCTGTCCATCGGCAAGCACTGGTCCGGCCCGGACATGGAGAACGACTACGAGAAGGCGTCCGAGCTGATGAAGGAGACGCTCATCAAGGGCTGCACGAGCATCCTGCGGCTGTCCCAGATGGACCTGGTGAGCGCGTGGAAGAAGAAGTGGTCCTCACACGTCGTCTGTCATTGGATCATGGAGGCGTTGATCGCCCGGCCGAACCTGGTGGTCCAGGTCGTGGTGTCCCCCCTGGACGCGGGCGCGGGCGCGGAGGGGGACCAGTACTCGTTCGGTTCCGGGGCGTGCCGCACGTTCGAGCTGTTCCAGTACTACATGGCGAGGACGCTCGAGGACGAGCTGCGAGCGGACGCGGAGAAGCGGCTGCGTGCCCTGGACCGCCTGCACATCGCGCCGTTCTATTACACGGACGTCCCCAGGGACATGACGCGGGAGGGGGAGTCGTACTTCTGGCCGAAGCTCACGCCCGAGGGCTTCACCGCGACCTTGAAGCAGAAGGCGCTCTCCGAGGTGCCGCCGGTCAAGGGCATCATCGGCAACGCGGTGGAGTCCGTGAAGAAGGCCAGTGGCGCCATCTTCGACAAGGTCCCCTCGGCGCCGGGCAATCACTCCAAGATCATGATCGCCGATGACCAGGCGTATGTCGTCGGCTCGGACAACCTCTATCCAGGCTTCCTCTCGGAGTTCAACTACCTGGTGGAGGGGCCGAGCGCGGTGGGGGACATGCTGCGCACCTACTGGGAGCCGCTCTGGTCCTTCTCCGGCAAGCATTGCGTCAATCCCCGCTGTGACGGGGGCTGCAAGACGCTCAAGAACCCGCCCGGTCCCCGGGGGGGCCGTGGGCTGATGTCCGAGCAGCCCGCGAGCAGGTTGTTGATGGGCATGGGGCATGGGAGCCCGCTGCCGCGTCCCGAGCTCTTCGGCGGCCGCACGCCAGGAGGCCTCCAGTCCACCTCCTTCTTCGCCAGGAAGAGCGTGGGCCAGGATTGGTCCGAGCCGCTGCTGAACGACCACAACAGGGGGAGGGTCCTGCGGGTCGATCTGCGCGCGCCGCCGGACCTGATGGAGATCCTGAAGAAGGACGAGGAGACGGCGAAGAAGGAGAAGGAGGAGCGCGATCGCCTCAAGCGCCTGAACCCCGTGTCCGCGCCGACGCCCTCCACGGGGACGACACAACAGACCGGCTCCACGACGACGGGCGGGTCATCACCCTCGACGCAGAGCCCGGCCTCCAGCTCCTTCGAGAACCACGACAAGATCGAGGGGGCGCACTTCTACACGGACCAGCAGATCGACACGCTGCTTCGCCACTACCTGCGTGGCGTGCCGAACGTGGTGGTGCTGCGCGGCATCAACCTCTACGTGCTCAATCGCATCGCGCCGGACACGTATGACGAGGCGCTCCAGGGACTGGTCGCGGATGCTCCGCCCCGTGTCATCATCCAGCCCTACAACATCAATGGCAATCACTGGGGGCTCATCTACATCAAGGTGGCGCCCCCGGCGCGAGGTGTCCGGGGCCAGGCACGCGTGCTCTTCGTCGACCCGCTCGGTCCGCAAGGTGTCCCCAACCTGGGCTCGCTGCGGCGCGCGTTCCCGGACCTGCTGGTCGAGCGCTCCGGCATCCGTTACCAGGACGACGTGATGGGGAGCCACAAGGATGGCCAGCACAGCTGTGGTCCGTGGATCATCCAGATCGCGCGGCATCTCGTCGCGAACGATGGGGCCCTGCCTCCCACGGCGCGCCATCCTCGCGACGCGGCCATCGGGTTCCGCAGGGAGCATCAGCAGGTCCTGGACAACCTCAACCAGCAGCTCATGGACGAGTTCGTCGTCGTGGACGACTTCGACGAGTCGCCCAAGCCCTCGGTCAAGAGCGGGGACCTCCCGAAGCCACCGTCTCCCGTCGACACCAGCAAGAAGGGCAATGACTTGGACGAAGACGATTTCGAAATCGTCTGAATCCGGAACGGCCGGGTGCGCCACACGCGACGCCCATGACCGCCCGAGGAGCCACGCAGCGGAGAGTCCCGCTCCTGGGCTGACGCGTCAACCCAGGCCGCTCCGGGAGCGCATGACGTGTCAGCGATGTCCCGGGTCGGGGCTCGCGCGGGGCGCTCCCTCTGGGGGGCCCCTGGTTCACGCATTGCAATCCTCCGGTTCACCTGGAACTGGAGGATGCATTGCGTTTCGTGAGTCGCGTGGTGGTCGCGGTCGGGCTGTTGGGGTGTGGTGGTTCGGAGCTGGCGGTGCCCGAGGACATGGGGCAGGGGGCCCAGGAGATCGTGGGCGGCGTCGAGGCGCGTCCTGGCTCGTGGCCCTGGATCGTCAGCCTGCAACGGGGCGGGAGCCATTTCTGCGGTGGCAGCCTGATTCGGGTGGGCAGCATGCAGGAGACCGACATCGTCCTCACCGCCGCGCACTGTGTCGTGGAGGGATACGCGGGTGTGACGGTGGTCGCGGGAGCCCACGACTTCTCCCGGCCCACGTCCACGCAGGTGGCCGTCCGTGTGGAGAGGGCCGTCTCTCATCCGCAATACAACCCGGACACGACGAGGAACGACATCGCCGTCCTCAAGCTCGAGCGCCCCATCCGCATCGGGGGCACGTGTGGCGAGCCCGCCGTGCCCCAGCGCCCCAACCTCTCCGCCGTGGTGTCCCTCAACGCCGCGCTGAGCGTCCAGGCCGTGTGTCTGCCGGCCGTGGGCGCAGAGCTCGCGGAGGGCACCATGGCGTCCATCGCGGGCTGGGGTCTGACGCGGGAGGGGGGCTATGACACCTCCAGCCTCCTGCTGCAGGTCGATGTTCCCATCGTCGGGGACAGGGCCCTGGCGAAGAGCTATCAATCGCAAGGCATCGTGATCGACGGCCCCACGATGCTGGGCGCCGGGTACGCGCAGGGGGGCAAGGACGCGTGCCAGGGGGACAGCGGAGGGCCGCTGGTCGTGAGGTCAGGGACGAAGTACGTGCTCCACGGCATCACGAGCTTCGGCGTGGGCTGCGGGAGGCCGGGGCTTCCCGGCGTCTACACGCAGGTCTCCAGCTTCCTGCCGTGGATCCAGGCGCGAATCGCCGCCCTCAGCACCGTCCGGTAGCCGCGGCGCCAACGGGTCACCCGATGCGGCTCGCCATTCGCGGCGCGTAGTGACGCACGACCGCCTGGAGAGGGTGGACTCCCGGCCGTCGAGCCTCCAGGTCATCGCGCGATGAAATCGCACGGCGTGTCGGGGATGGAGGGCGCGGTGTCTGGCTTTACCACGACGGTCCCCCGCGACGCGGGGAACCGTGACGGCGCGGATGCGGCGACTAACAGGCGTTGCACTCGGTGATGACGTAGGGCGTGACGTCCTCCGTCTCCGAGCACGCGCTCTCACCGCAGCCGCAGGTGAGCGTCAGCACGTGCGTCGTGTACGTCGCGTCGGCGAAGTAGTGGAACGTGCACGCCTGGGGCTCCAGGGACTCATGCGCCTGTGCCCGTGTCGCATACGTCAGCTGGCCGAGAAACAGCATTCCGGGGATGGCCAGCAACAGCGCGCCGAGCGGTAACTTCTTCATGGTGTCTCCAGGTGGAAACGACGAGGAAGCAGGCAGTCTGTCGGCTCCCGTGAGCCCTGCCCATGTCTTCCTGGTAGGGCCGCTCCGAGTCGCACTTTGTGTATGAGTTCTGCCGGGAAATATTCTTTCCATCCGCGTTGATCTCTGCGATGGGTCCGATCCGCTCCGAGTCTGGGGCGGGGTGAACCCAGATCACCCGATTTCCGCGAAAAATGCAGTCGGGTTGCGATATTGCGGGGCCGCTGGATATAGTTCCCGCAGAGCGACGAATATGCAGATCAGTACACCTGGTGCGTCCCGGACCCACTCCATGGAACCAGCATCCCGAACGGTGACCCAGGTTTCACGGCCTGTATTGCGCACCGTCCTTCACGAGGCATTGGAGAGCCACCAGGGAGGTGAGGTGGTGGTGAAGTCCGCCAGCATCTCCGGGCGGATCTTCGTCGTCGGCCAGAAGGTTGCCTGGGCGGTCCTGAACGGGCCCGGCGTGCAGAACTTCTCGTCGGTGCTGATCCAACAGCAGCTCGTCACGCGTGACGATGTCGAGCAGGTCATGACGGAGTGCCGCAAGAGCGGCGGCAACTTCTGCGAGGTGTTGGTGTCGTGGGGGCTGGTGCCGCGCGAGACGTTGCGCGACCTGCTGCGCGAGCACATGGCCAGCCACGTCCAGGCGCTGCTGGCGGTGCCGGATGCCCAGGCGCTCTTCGTTCCCCAACCTCGCACCTACTCCAGCCAGCTGACGTTCACGCTGGAGGAGCTGCTGCAACCTGTCGAGCAGCACACCACCCACCCCCCAGTCGAAAGAGAAGTCATGGCGAACGTGAAGCAGACCCTGGAAGAGACACTGAAGATCGAAGGCGCCTTCGCTGCGTGCCTGGTGGACGCGAAGAGCGGCATGTGTCTGGGCTCCCAGGGTGGCACCCCGGCCTTCAACATCGAGACGGCGGCCGCGGCGAACACCGAGGTGATGCGCGCCAAGATGAAGGCGATGAATGTCATTGGCCTCAAGGACAAGATCGAGGACATCCTCATCACGCTCGGCGAGCAGTACCACATCATCCGGCCGCTCTCGACGCGGGACGGTCTGTTCTTCTACCTCGCGCTGAACCGCGCCAACGCGAACCTGGCGATGGCCCGCTTCAAGCTGGCGGACATCGAGAAGAGCCTGACGCTCTGAGACGGTCCACGTCGGCGCCCGGCTCCTCGTTGGAGCGGGCGCCGACTCGGGACTCACGGGCGCGAGCCGTCTAGCGGCGCTTGACGAGCACGACACCGTCCTGGTGCGCGCCGTGGACCTTCTGGAGCAGCTCGCGGACCTCGAAGAAGCGCGCCCACTTCGTCCGGATGTAGTCCGCCTTGAAGAAGGTGTGGATGTTGTGGAAGGGCGAGGGCATGTAGCGCAGCACCACCCGCTCGGAGGGCATCGGCTGGTCGAACCACGCCGAGGACACGGGCTGGGTGTCGGACTCCAGGCTGCGATACGGATGCAGGGTGAGGTCTCTCCGGATGGGGTGGTCCACGTCCCGGGCCATGGCGTCCCAGGTCCGCTCCGTGTGCAGGGAGATGAACGCGACGCCGCCCGGCTTGAGGACACGGCGGAACTCCATCAGCCACGACTCCTCGAACTCATCCATGTGCGTGAAGACCGAGCCACAGAAGATGAGGTCGATGGACGCGTCGGGGATGGGCAGCGTCGGGACGATGCTGGTCTGGAAGAAGAAGCCCTTGGGTGACAGGTACCGGTTCATCCACCGGATGGCGTTCGAGTAGATGTCCGAGCCGAAGACCTCCGCCTTGGGGGCGTGCGCGAGGAAGTGGCGCAGCACCCGACCCGACGAGCAGGCGAAGTCGAGGAAGCGGAAGTGTCCCTCCGGGTCGATGCCCGCGGACTTCAGCAGCCCCTTCAAGAACAGGTAGTCGCTCAGCCCGTTGAGCCAGTAGCTGACGTGCTGCTCACCGAAGTAGTGCGCGCGCTCCTGCATGGGCGGGAGCGGGGAGGTGTCCGCCGCGACGTAGGCCTGGAGCTGTTCCTCGGAGAGCGCCTGGAGCAGGCGGGTCTGGACGGTGCCGTCATCGCCGAAGAGGCCCTTGGCGACCTGGGTGAGCGACTCGCCGCCGTGCTTCTCGCGGAGCAGCTCCGCGACGGGCGGGAGCGCCACCTTCAGGGGCCGGTCCGGCAGCGTCCAGACGGCGCTGGTGAGGTCCGGAGCGGGGGCCGGAGCGGGCTCGGGCGCGGGGGGCGACGCGACGGGTTCGGGAGCCACCGCGGGAGGTGGCGGCTCCAGCCAGGGCTTCAGGCGATGGATGAAGTTGCGGGCCGCGGACTTCACCAGGGGCTTGAGATGCTGAGACAGTGCTTTGTGTGTCTGATTGAACATGTCGTTTGCTATCCGGCCCCTGGTTCGAAAGCGGCGCAGTTGACCGCCGCGAATCGCAAAAAGCAACCTGTCACAGGCCGCCGTCGCGCGAGCAGCCGCTGCTCGGAGTGACGCTCTTGCGACCGGTGCCGCCTCGTCGTCCCCCGTCATTTCGGGTAGGCTCGCTGGCGAACACCCTGGAGCGAGCACCGAATGACCCTGTTCAGGAGGCCGTCCCCCCCGACGGCGGGTGAGTCGAGCGACGATTCGAGTCGCAGCACCACCCCCACGGAGACGCCCGCGCAGTCCGACATCCTCAGCTCACCCCCTCGGCCCCGCAGCGGGTTGGCCGGCGCGTCCCCTGGGCTCGGTGAGCGCAGGCCCGGCGCTCCCATGCGACCCCAGGCCCCTGCGTCGAATGAGCCGGAGTTCCCCACCGAGCGGCGCACCGCTCCTCCCGGCCAGGGCGCCGAGCGCCGTCCTCCCCAGCAGTCAGGCCCGCTTCCTTCCGTCATCGTATCGAACCCGGAGGGCGCCCCTCGCCGGCCTCCCTCCGCCGCTCCAGGCGCCCCGGAGCGCCGTCCCCAGGCCGCCGCGGCCCCGGGCGGCGCCGAGCGCAGGACCGTGCCCCCACCTGCCTACGGAGGCCCGGAGCGCCGCTCCGCCGTCACCGGCTCCCGTCGCGCGCTCGAGTCGGGCGGCCCCGGGGCTCCGGACCGCTTCTGGCCCACCCAGCCTCGGGACTTGTCCGAGACGGGGCTCACCGCCACGTTCGTCGAGGAGCTGGTGCTCAAGGCGCTGTTCTTCGCCGGCGAGATGCGCGGCATGGACCTGGCCAGCCGCCTGCAACTGCCCACGTCGATTGTCGACGACATCATCGAGGGCCTGCGCCGCCAGAAGTACGTGGACATCCGCGGCGGCGGCGCGTCCGGCGTGGGCAAGTCGACGATGATCTACCAGCTCACGCCCTTCGTCACGGACGTGCTCCGGCAGATCACGGACCGCAACCGCTACAACGGCCCGGCGCCGGTGCCCTTCCAGGAGTACGTGGCGGCGGTGAAGCGGCAGACGGTGCGCGGCAATCGCATCACCCGCGCGCGGATGCAGGACAAGTTCGGCGACCTCATCATCCGCGACTACATCTACGACGGCATCGGCCCGGCGATGAACTCCGGGCGCGCCATCTTCTTCTACGGGCCGCCGGGCAATGGCAAGACAGCCATCTGCCAGGGCATGGTGAACTGCTTCGACGGGGACATCTTCATCCCCCACGCCATCCTCATCGACGACTTCGTGGTGCGCGTCTTCGACAGCAACCTCCACAAGCCCGTGGAGGAGGAGGGCGCCCCCTCGTACGACAGGCGCTGGGTGCGCTGCCGGCGGCCGCTCGTCGTCGTGGGCGGTGAGCTGACGCTGGAGATGC includes:
- a CDS encoding Tat pathway signal protein: MPKDVFTVCFCGTGCARDEGEETRYWEYKTSIVRFFAKNERQLKSDKDIFDPQTGYIPVRLHREISGTRLDTDLSGTVRGVGENDWFDQMDACDPLLSSLQLTPGALRSYVSGYSSGNQRGMLNQGLGWADAALALHGASLAAASGAKQYNFIGHSRGGVEAIMAAWFIHAYGGEACRDIPINIFAIDPVPGTGQWYSIQTQLAPNVANYVGVYAWDHLDAGFSAVIPRPNARMTGQQAHQDIEARGLGSTWSSLADNRQLPDPLVRQPLPQPEGYKLYAIRGRHGTVAGIYTTDGLYDASKVNGDVGAVPRLVYKMARGYLTQWDTVFQTRSRVREDVKSLRKRIHTAHSHFDTMALGEVRTSRLPLRQSVRRVSSIHGSLNWDRYYLEDVVGTPPYNLTYPCTIEQAGGGWIDWTFL
- a CDS encoding phospholipase D-like domain-containing protein translates to MSKIDEVMAVVPEKYFTHVSHDCYVRMMDTPRIWGLPFGPEIMQEARRRTNEFERALVEVLQKTRFRCDVASLNSPDPAWAKIILGAIDTAMMGNQRRPIQIRFLFGQTPMLFKDGTSPNLIDFQGALIRLVRSRREAWGAVPEIWMAKFFRLQHGLMSGLSAFVGASLPSWLAPDSDDDFTKMTWNHSKIVASDGAEALVGGHNLNMDLFTSYPPVHDVSVVMHGAGALGAQRFLNRMWSCKTDVVTKELLDPDTLTWVTRDDDKAEVRRPLDPLELKAAQDLRAQRFELFSKLHLGGLPVDSPRPRRRIGMAPLDTVWEEERDEDLVPDLIRQDDLQTLRDLEAPVFEEDRTIGYAGLGEYKRASRVLSIGKHWSGPDMENDYEKASELMKETLIKGCTSILRLSQMDLVSAWKKKWSSHVVCHWIMEALIARPNLVVQVVVSPLDAGAGAEGDQYSFGSGACRTFELFQYYMARTLEDELRADAEKRLRALDRLHIAPFYYTDVPRDMTREGESYFWPKLTPEGFTATLKQKALSEVPPVKGIIGNAVESVKKASGAIFDKVPSAPGNHSKIMIADDQAYVVGSDNLYPGFLSEFNYLVEGPSAVGDMLRTYWEPLWSFSGKHCVNPRCDGGCKTLKNPPGPRGGRGLMSEQPASRLLMGMGHGSPLPRPELFGGRTPGGLQSTSFFARKSVGQDWSEPLLNDHNRGRVLRVDLRAPPDLMEILKKDEETAKKEKEERDRLKRLNPVSAPTPSTGTTQQTGSTTTGGSSPSTQSPASSSFENHDKIEGAHFYTDQQIDTLLRHYLRGVPNVVVLRGINLYVLNRIAPDTYDEALQGLVADAPPRVIIQPYNINGNHWGLIYIKVAPPARGVRGQARVLFVDPLGPQGVPNLGSLRRAFPDLLVERSGIRYQDDVMGSHKDGQHSCGPWIIQIARHLVANDGALPPTARHPRDAAIGFRREHQQVLDNLNQQLMDEFVVVDDFDESPKPSVKSGDLPKPPSPVDTSKKGNDLDEDDFEIV
- a CDS encoding serine protease — translated: MSRVVVAVGLLGCGGSELAVPEDMGQGAQEIVGGVEARPGSWPWIVSLQRGGSHFCGGSLIRVGSMQETDIVLTAAHCVVEGYAGVTVVAGAHDFSRPTSTQVAVRVERAVSHPQYNPDTTRNDIAVLKLERPIRIGGTCGEPAVPQRPNLSAVVSLNAALSVQAVCLPAVGAELAEGTMASIAGWGLTREGGYDTSSLLLQVDVPIVGDRALAKSYQSQGIVIDGPTMLGAGYAQGGKDACQGDSGGPLVVRSGTKYVLHGITSFGVGCGRPGLPGVYTQVSSFLPWIQARIAALSTVR
- a CDS encoding class I SAM-dependent methyltransferase — encoded protein: MFNQTHKALSQHLKPLVKSAARNFIHRLKPWLEPPPPAVAPEPVASPPAPEPAPAPAPDLTSAVWTLPDRPLKVALPPVAELLREKHGGESLTQVAKGLFGDDGTVQTRLLQALSEEQLQAYVAADTSPLPPMQERAHYFGEQHVSYWLNGLSDYLFLKGLLKSAGIDPEGHFRFLDFACSSGRVLRHFLAHAPKAEVFGSDIYSNAIRWMNRYLSPKGFFFQTSIVPTLPIPDASIDLIFCGSVFTHMDEFEESWLMEFRRVLKPGGVAFISLHTERTWDAMARDVDHPIRRDLTLHPYRSLESDTQPVSSAWFDQPMPSERVVLRYMPSPFHNIHTFFKADYIRTKWARFFEVRELLQKVHGAHQDGVVLVKRR
- a CDS encoding ATPase, whose translation is MTLFRRPSPPTAGESSDDSSRSTTPTETPAQSDILSSPPRPRSGLAGASPGLGERRPGAPMRPQAPASNEPEFPTERRTAPPGQGAERRPPQQSGPLPSVIVSNPEGAPRRPPSAAPGAPERRPQAAAAPGGAERRTVPPPAYGGPERRSAVTGSRRALESGGPGAPDRFWPTQPRDLSETGLTATFVEELVLKALFFAGEMRGMDLASRLQLPTSIVDDIIEGLRRQKYVDIRGGGASGVGKSTMIYQLTPFVTDVLRQITDRNRYNGPAPVPFQEYVAAVKRQTVRGNRITRARMQDKFGDLIIRDYIYDGIGPAMNSGRAIFFYGPPGNGKTAICQGMVNCFDGDIFIPHAILIDDFVVRVFDSNLHKPVEEEGAPSYDRRWVRCRRPLVVVGGELTLEMLDLVYSPEVKYYEAPFQMKASNGMLLIDDFGRQKVSPKDLLNRWIVPLESDIDMLTLHTGKKLQVPFDVFAAFSTNLDPSALVDDAFLRRVRYKLEVQRPDEEQFHQIFEVMCRKRGVAYNANAVEYLIEQHYRPTERPFAACQPRDLLDQVIDMSHYLGQEPRLDPALLDAAVRSYFVRFDKAAETTAASAD